The following nucleotide sequence is from Salvia miltiorrhiza cultivar Shanhuang (shh) chromosome 7, IMPLAD_Smil_shh, whole genome shotgun sequence.
cttgaagaaaatacgactcaatctcttcttttttgcctcaaaaatagCTTCATTCAGGATAACCACCCCATCTAGGATGAAGCGGCCCTTGACAAACgcactttgattatcggaaATGATCGACCCCATAACCCTTTTCAATCTCTCTGCCAAGATTTTAGCCACAATTTTGAACAAGCTGGTGATAAGAGAAATTGGTCGAAAATCATCGAGCGacccagccccttctttcttcggaatcaGAACAATAAAAGAGGCGTTACCTCCTTTCGGAATTTTCCCGTTTTCGTGAAATTCCTTCAAAACCTGGAGTAAATTCTCTTTAACCACGTGCCACGCCGCTCTCCAGAATGTGAAGTTAAATCCATCGGGTCCCGGACTCTTGTCTCCACCACAGCTCCAAACTGCTTCTTTAATCTCGTCCAAATCAAAATCCCTGCTCAGCCACTGCCTCtcgtcatttgaaattttcctCCTCATGAAGTCCAGGGGGAAATCAGGCATCAGTCTGTGGTTGCTTGTTGCCTGACCCTTTTTGCTAGGCTGTGGTTGCTTGTTGCCTGACCCTTTTTGGCTCTTATATGAACAAATTTCTCTTCAGCATCAACTGTTTGCTTTTCATCCACTTGGGAATTCTACAATCAATACAAATAAAGCTACACAATTCATACACATAAAAAAATGCATATATCAAGCTATGGATTGGAATGAGTAGTTTACCTTAGATGAAGATACATTTCTTTTCCTCTTTGCATTAGATGGACTTTGACAACGATCTTGAAAAAAATCTGGGTGACTGCAAGATTCATCGACTTCTCCAACTGAAGTAATCATTGGCATGCTTTCAGCTAAACCAGAATCAGAAGAGTTTAACTTTGTCTGATTTTCAAGAAAAGTTGCTGTTTCATTCCCCAAAACCATGGCATCCCAACCACAACTGTAAAAATGGTCTACTTTTGAGAAAATTGACATTTCTGCAACATTATCTGCAGCCATGATTGAAGAACAACACTTGAATCTGCCTCTGTTCTGCCGTTTCTCTTGCAAGAATTCTGACACCCCAATTTATTCAGAGCCCATATACAAGATAACAGAATTAGAAAAACCCCACAATTCCAAACACCTAATTCTAATATTCTCTTACATGACTCAACAACAACTTATGGCACTGTAAATAACAAGTTAAAATTATCAAACTAATGAAAGCAGAGAGATGCTCTCTATGTCTTTAGCCGGCAGATAATTTGATTAACTCTTTAATCAAAAGGTAAATAAGTCTTAAAGCTTTCTTCTACATTCTTCATAGACATTACTTGTTTGCTAGATTACACGTTTTGATCTAcacgaaaagaaaaaataaaaaatatttatgggACCCTGCCCTTTTTGTAATCCTGGCAATATGGGCACTGAAGTTGGAGCAGAAAGCACCAAATTCTGCTGGCTATACTGAGAATCACTGTTGggaaatatacacaaataattccacccattatcaaatcgaaagcaatatcaaagatataaattatctaagacgggaaaaataatgacaccgatatttaacgtggttcggccaaactgcctacgtccacggacccaccccaatatattagagaatctcacaaaatgaggagtacaacaataccacactgtattttgtatcttgcctacacagaggctatctctcgactcacttttatcactcgtgtttaacttccacactgaagttttctctcacaatatTTTCTCACTCTCTAGCACTTCTTTCACAAGACTTCTTTTGTGAATTTTGGGATGCTCTTCAAGTTGCTGCGATGCACATATTTATAGCCTCCATTTGTTGATTCCACCTCACATCCCAACTTTCTCAAAGTTGATTCCACCTCACATCCCAACTTTCTCAAAGTTAATGAGGCTGCACTTTCCTCTTTGGTGGTGGCAAAGTTGTGGTGGTGGCAAACAACTTTCTCAAAGTTGTGGTGGTGGAGCCTCCATGTTTTggctaacaatctcccacttgaagactgattttaatctgtcttcacaccttgATCATCGCAGCAGCCTTACTGTCTTCACTGTAGAAGACCAACTGAAGTTGAGCACAACTCCAGTTTTTCTTTGCCAACTGTCTTGGTTAACATATCGGCTGAGTTCTTGCTTCCCTGGATCTTCTCAAGTTGTAAGATCTTCATCTCCAGCAGGTGACGGATGTAGTGATACTTCAACTCAATGTGCTTTGTCCTTGAGTGAAACGCTGGATTCTTAGCCAAGAAAATAGCACTTTGACTGTCACTAAAGAGTGTACTATTCTCATGCTTCTTCCCAAGTTCTCCCAAGAAATTCTGCAACCATACCATCTCCTTGCTTGCTTCCGTCACGGCTACATACTCAGCTTCCGTAGTAGACAACGTGACAATCTTCTGCAACTTAGAAGACCAAGAAATAGCAGTACCACCAAAAGTAAATACATACCCGGTTGTACTCTTCCGACCTTCCAGGTCATTTGATGCCAAATCTGCATCAACATAGCCAACCAACTTGGCACTCTTGCCATCAAAACATAAAGCCTTGTCCGTGGTACCTCTTAAGTAACGAAAAATCCACTTGACTGCTTCCCAATGTTGCTTGCCCGGATCACCCATGAATCGGCTTACTACTCCCACTGCATGTGCAATATCTGGCCTTGTACACACCATGGCGTACATAATGCTGCCTATTGCCGATGCATAAGGAACTTTTATCATCTCGGCACGTTCCTCCTTTGTACATGGCGACTCTTTCTTCGACAGCTTGAAGTGACAACCCAACGGGATGTTCACCGGCTTCGAATTCTGCATGTTAAATCTTTTCAATACCTTCTCAATGTAGTTGGCTTGTGAAAGATACAACTTTCCTGCCGCCTTGTCTCTTTTGATCCTCATGCCAAGAATCTGATTGGCCTCTCCAAGATCTTTCATGGAGAATCGTTCAGACAATTGCTTCTTCAACTTATCCATTTCCTTTGCATCAGCTCC
It contains:
- the LOC130995307 gene encoding transcription factor bHLH74-like isoform X2, whose translation is MAADNVAEMSIFSKVDHFYSCGWDAMVLGNETATFLENQTKLNSSDSGLAESMPMITSVGEVDESCSHPDFFQDRCQSPSNAKRKRNVSSSKNSQVDEKQTVDAEEKFVHIRAKKGQATSNHSLAKRVRRERISERMRLLQELVPGCDKITGKAVVLDEIINYVQSLQQQVEFLSMKLATVDPELNLDIQPTLSTHLRGSNGVGGTSSTCSQGNVPSLPQGCRKWSCSIVSSKWRFVLMEMEIYL